The Kitasatospora albolonga nucleotide sequence GTCAACAGCTCCTCCACGGCCGACGGCGCGAGGCTCTCGCAGCAGCCGTGCGGCGGCTCCCCGGCCCAGGCGTTCGCCCTGACCGGCTGACGCGGCGGAACCGGAGGCGCCCGGCCCCTCCGTCATGCGGGGCCCGGAGAAGGCGCGGCTCCGGTCCCCGCTCACGGCCCCCGGCCGCCCGGGGAGTCCCAACCGCCCCGGGACTCCGGACCGTCCTGGGAGTCCCGGGAGTCAGGACCGTACGGCGGCGGTGACAGCGAGGACTCGACCAGGGCGAGCTGCTGGGCGAGGCTCGTCAGCCACACCTCCAGGTCGACGGAGAGCACCGTCGGCGGCTCGGCCCCCGGTGCGGTCCGGCGCCCGGGGACCGGCCGCTCCCCGGTCATCCGCGAGGCGATCCGATCGGCTTCAGCCACCAGCTCCGCCGCCCCGGCCGCCACCCGCGCCGCGTCCTCGTCCGACGCGCCGGGCGCCGGGCGCAGCCCGAAGCGCCGCAGCCAGTGGGCACCGAGGAGCATGTGGTTCGACACGATGAGCGTCGCGTGCCAGTCGGTACGGGCGTCCTCCGGGACGTCCGAGGACTCGCTGCGGTACTGGGCGTACGCCGCCTCGGCGAGGCGCAGCCGGTGGGCGGCAGGCAGGGTGTGCGGCGAGGCCCGCGAACCGCCCGGCCGCTCCAGCAGCGCCCGGGCCGTCGGCTCCACCAGCGCGGCGCACGAGCGCAGCAGCTCCGCCATGGCCCGGCGCACCTCCCGCCGCGCCCCGGCCGGCCAGGCCAGCAGCCCGCACAGCAGCCCGATCACGCTGCCGGTGACGACATCGATCATCCGCGCCTCGGAGAGCCGCCAGGTGACGGGCTCGATCTGGGCGAACGCGGTGGCGACGACCAGCGTGAACAGCCCCTGGGCGTACGCGACGCCGAGCAGCGGCCCCAGGGCGAACGCCGCCAGCATCACCGGGGCGAGCAGAGCGGCGTACGCGTCGGTGTGCGGGCCCAGCCAGATCAGGAGCGCCCCCGCCACGAGCGCCCCGGCCGCGTTCCCCGCCACCGCCAGGCGGACCGTCCGCCAGGTCGCGCCCGCCGTCGTCCGGCCGAGGGTCAGGACGGCCAGCAGCACCCAGAAGCCGTGGGCCAGGTCGAGGGAACCGGCCACCGCGCGGGCGGCGGCGAGTCCGAGCGCGGTCCGTACGGCGTTCTGGAACAGCACCGACCGGAACGTCACGTTGCCTGCGACGCGCCGGGCCCACAGCCTGGGCGTGGACAGCTCCGCGTACCAGAACAGCTCGCGCGGGACGGCCGGAGCGGTGGGCCTGCCGTGCGCGGCGATGTCGGTGGTGACCTCCACCATCCGCGCCGATTCGGCCAGCGCCAGCACCCGCGACCGCCGCCGCTCCACGGCGACCGGGGGCCGTTCGCCGGGCGGTCCGGACGCCCCGCGTACGCGCTCCGCCTGGAAGTCCCGCATCGCCGCCTCCAGGGCCCCGGCCGGGGGCGGGCCGCCGCCGGTGCGCAGGAGGCGGGCGCAGTCGGTGCACAGCCCGGCGACGCGCTCCAGGAGGGCGGCGGAGGCGGGGTCGGCGGCCGGTGGGGCCTCGGCGAGCGTGGCGAGCTGGTTCAGGAGTCTGCGGACCGTACGGCCCGCCTGTTCCAGCGCACGGTCCGTGCGCCCCGCGCCCGCCGGGCGTTCGGCGGGCGGTACGGCGGACAGCCGCAGCTTCGCCCCGGTCTCGCGCAGCCTCTCCGGTGGTACGCCGCCGGGGGCGGTACCCCGGGCGGCCTCGTCGAGGGCGCAGGCCAGCCGTTCCCGGTAGGACGCGGCGGGCGGATCGGGCAGCAGGACCTCGCACACCGCGAGGAGCAGCAGGCCCGCGGTCAGCCCGGCCAGCCGTTCGCCGAGGCTGTCGGGGGCGTACGGCGGAAAGCAGGCGAGGATGTAGAAGAGCTGGAGGCCCGGGGCGACTCCGGCGGGGCGCGGGCCGCCCACGGCGGCGAACGCCAGCAGGAAGCCGACGACGAGCATGCCGCCGACGGCCGCCCAGGTGTCCACGGCGAGCAGGGTGCCGAGGGCCGTCAGGGCGAGGGCCGGGGGGAGCGCCCGCAGCATGGCGGAGGCGCGCTGGCGGCCGGAGCCCGGGACGGGCGAGAGCAGGCCGAGGGCGATGGGAGCGAAGAGGGCGTACAGGGCGGGGACCGGGAGCCCGGCCGCGTACAGCAGGGGGTAGAACCCGGCGCTCGCCGCGACGGTGACCCGGACGGCCCGGCGGAGAACGGCCGCCCGCCGCTCCCCGGCGGGGATCACCTCCCCCCTCCGCCCGGACCGGCCCCTTCGCCCGGCCCCGCGCGGAGGGGGGCTGCGGGGTGCGGGGGTGCGCTCGTGGTCTCGCTTACGGGAGGCAGGGGTTCGCGTACGAGGAGCGGGGATGCGCTCGTGCCGTCCGTGTCGGTGGCCGCCGGGTGCGGGGTTTCGCGTACCGGTGGCGGCTGTGCGGCGTTCATGCGGCACGCTCCTTTCCGGACCTCGGGTCTCCGGCCTCCCGGCCCCGGACCTTTGGCCTCCCGGGCCCCGGGCCCCAGACCGCCGGATCTCCGAACTTCCGGTTTCCTGACCTCCGGGCCTCCGAACCTCGGTTTCCGGCTTTCCGGCCTTCCGACTTTCCGGCCTCCCGGTCCTCGGGCCGTCCAGCCCTCGGGCCGTCCGGCTGAGGCCCGCTCCGCCGTCGGCCGCTGTCCCTCCCGCCATTGTCGGCCCGCTCCGGGCCGCTCGCCCGCCCGCTCGCTCACGACGGCGGGCGGGCGCGTGAAGGGCACCCGGTAGCCGGGCCCGGAGCGCTCAGATCGTCGCGGTGTCGATCACGAAGCGGTAGCGGACGTCGCTCGTGAGGACCCGCTCGTACGCCTCGTTGACCCGGTCCGCCGCGATCACCTCGATCTCGGCGCCCAGACCGTGCACGGCGCAGAAGTCCAGCATCTCCTGGGTCTCCGCGATGCCGCCGATCATCGAGCCCGCCAGCGCCTTGTTGCCGCCGATCAGGGAGAAGAGGTTCAGCGCGACCGGCTCCTCGGGCGCGCCCACGTTGACGAGGGTGCCCTCGGTCCTCAGCAGGTCCAGGTAGGCGCCGAAGTCCAGCGGGGCAGAGACGGTGGAGAGAACGAGGTCGAAGGTTCCGGCCAGCTCCTCGAAGGTCGTGGGGTCGCTGGTCGCGTAGTAGTGGTCGGCGCCCAGCTTGAGGCCGTCGTCCTTCTTGCGCAGCGACTGGGAGAGGACCGTGACCTCGGCGCCGAGCGCGTGCGCGATCTTGACGGCCATGTGGCCGAGACCTCCGAGCCCGACGACCGCGACCTTCTTGCCGGGGCCCGCGCCCCAGCGCCTGAGCGGGGAGTACGTGGTGATGCCCGCGCACAGCAGCGGTGCGGCCTCGTCCAGGGCGATGCCCTCGGGGATGGAGACGACGAACCCCTCGGTCACGACGATGTGCGTCGAGTAGCCGCCGTAGGTCGGCTCGCCGCTCCGGTCGAGGGCGTTGTACGTCTGGGTGCTCCCCTCGGCGCAGTGCTGTTCGCGGCCGATCAGACAGGCGTCGCACGTTCCGCAGGAGTCGACCAGGCAGCCGACGCCGACGCGGTCGCCGACCGCGAACCGGGTGACGCCGGGCCCCGTCTCCGTGACGATCCCGGCGATCTCGTGGCCGGGCACCATCGGGAAGATGCCCTCGCCCCAGCCGTCGCGGGCCTGGTGGATGTCGGAGTGGCAGATGCCCGCGAACTTGATGTCGATGAGGACGTCGAACTCGCCCACCGGGCGGCGCTCGATCGTGGTGCGCTCCAGCGGGGCCTTGGCGCGGGGAGCGGCGTAAGCGGCAACGGTGGTCATGCCGGAGGTTCTCCTCTGGGTGATGCGGTAGGAACGTCTCCCAGCATCGGGGGCCGGGCCGGGTTCACCCAGGTCACCGTTGTGCCTACGTCCGGTGGTCCTACTACTGGCGGGGACAGGCTCCCGCGCGTACGACCAGGAATAATGGGGTGCATGGACGATCAGCCCGAAGCCGCCGCCCCCGAGCCGCTCGACCGGCGCGCCGAGCTCAGCGAGTTCCTGCGCACCCGGCGGGCCCGGCTCCGGCCGCAGGACGTGGGGCTGCCGGAGTTCGGGCGGGCCCGCCGGGTGCCGGGGCTGCGGCGGGAGGAGCTTGCGCAGCTGGCCGGGGTCTCCGTGGCGTACTACACCCGGCTGGAACAGGGCAACGGGCGCAATGTGTCGGCCGAGGTGCTCGACGCGATCGCCCGCGCGCTGCGGCTCAGCGACGCCGAGCACGCGCACCTCACGCACCTGGCGAAACCGGCCCGGCACAAGGGGAGGCGCCGCCCGGCCAGAGTGCAGCGGGTGCGGACGGGGCTGCTCCACCTCCTCGACAGCATGGAGGGCGTTCCCGCGTACGTGCACGGGGCCCGCTCCGACATCCTGGCCTGGAACCCGATGGCGGCGGCGGTGTTCGGTGACTGGGGCGCGCTGCCGCCCGAGGAGCGGAACTGGGCGCGGCTGGTGTTCCTCTCCCCTGCCTGCCAGGACCTGTTCGTGGAGTGGGACTCCAAAGCCTCGGACATGGTCAGCTATCTGCGCCTGTACGCGGGCTGCCACCCGGACGATCCCCGGCTCTCCGCGCTGGTGGGCGAACTCTCGGTGAAGAGCGAGGAGTTCAGGCGGCTGTGGGCCACGCACAACGTGAAGGAGAAGGGGCACGGCACAAAGCTGATCCGGCATCCGCTCGTCGGGGACATGTCCCTGTCGTACGAGACGCTGCATCTGCCGGACGACCAGGAGCAGTGCCTGGTCACCTATCACGCGGAACCGGGGTCGGCGTCAGCCCAGGCGCTGCGCCTGCTGGCGAGCTGGGGCGCGGACGCGAGCCGGGCGCCCACCGGCGCGTAGGGAGGGTTCGCCGGCCGGCCCGCCCTCGCGTTCGGCCTCCTGCACCCGCCCTCGTGCCGGCCGCTCTCTCCCGCCCCTCGCGTCGGCCGCCCGCTCCCGGCCCTCGTGCCGGCCGTCCGGTCAGGTCCCGGCGAACGCTCCGGCGTGGTCCGCCGCCCAGGTGCGGAACGTCCTGGCGGGGCGGCCCGTCAGCTTCTCGACGGTCGGCACCACGGCCGCCTTCGCTCCCGCCCGCTGGCGCTCCGCGCTCTCCAGGAACGCCTCGGCCACCGGGCGCGGGTACTTCGCGAGGAGCGCCTCGCGCGCCCGGTCCGGGGTCAGCTCCTCGAAACGCAACGGGCGCCCCAGCGCCTCGGCGAGCTGTTCGGTCTGTTCGCGCGCGGTGATGGCCTCCGGCCCCGACACCGCGTACGTCCGCCCCTCGTGGCCCGTCCCGGTGAGGGCGGCGACCGCCACCGCCGCGACGTCCCGGGGGTCGACGCAGGCGACCGGCGATGTGCCGTACAGGGCCCGGACCACTCCCTCCGACCGGATGCCGGGTGCCCAGGACAGTGTGTTGGACATGAACGTCCTGGGGCGGACGAACGTCCAGGGAACCCCGGAGTCCCGGACGGCCTGTTCGTTGCCGCGCTGGAGGCGGGTGATGAAGTCGTCGGCGTCCGGTTCCTCCACCGCCATCATGGACAGCTTCACGAGACGGCGGACGCCCGCGGCGGCGGACGCCGTCGCGACCCTCTCGTCATCGGGCTCCGTGGGGCTGTTCGTCACCAGGAACACCGCGTCGACCCCCCGCAGCGCCCTGTCGAGGGAGTCCCGGTCGCCGTACTCCCCCGCCACGACGTCGACCTCGGGCCCCCGCACCGCCACACGCTCCGGGCGACGGGCCAGAATGCGCACCGGCCCGGTGCCCGCCAGCAGACCGGCGACCTCGCGTCCCACCGCTCCGGTCGCTCCCGTCACCAGAATCACCGCGCACACCCCTCACACACCGTCATCAACATGGTTCCACCCACCGCTCACCGCCCCCGGCGCAGGACTTCCGGGGTTCCGGAATCCGGGTCAGCGCGCCCCCAGAGGGCCCGACAGCACCGTCACGAAGACCGGCTCACCGTCCTGGTGGCCCGTCACCCGTATTCTCGCCCGGCCCGGCGCCGCGCCCGGCAGCACCTCCGCACCGATCGAGCACGGGCTGCCGAACTCCGCGTACCGGTGGAACCGTGTGGTGCCCTCGGCGGGGACGAACCCGCCCTCCCCCACCACCAGGCACGCGGCCTGCCGTGCCGCCTCCAGCAGCAGCATGCCCGGCACATGGTCGTTGGGCCGCTGGAACAGCGTCGGATGGCGGGTGTCCACCCGTAGCTCCCAGACGCCTTCGCGCGGGCTCTCCGACAGCACCACGTCCACCGCCCTGGCGCGGCCCGCCCGGGCCGCGGGAACGGGTGCCGTCCGGGGTATCACCTCGCCGGGCGCGGCGGCCCCGCGGCGCATCCGCTGGTAGACGCGGGGGCTGGTGAACCTCGTGGCCCCCATTCCCGTCGCGACCAGCTGCCCCGCCCGGTGCACCACCCAGTCCACCCGCCCCTGGACCGGCAGCCCGCCGCGCCACTTGAGCTCGGAGCAGGTGACCTCCACATCGATCACGGTGGGCAGGCCGCCCACCTCCAGGTGGTCGGGGTCGGTCGCGTAGTCCAGGTCGGCCATCAGGAAGTGGTGGCCGACCGGGACTCCGTACCCGGCGTGGAAGGCGAGCATCGCCGCCTGCCGCATCGCCTCCGTGACCAGGAGGGGGTCATGCCGGTCGGCTCCCACCGGGGCGAAGAACGGGTGGTCGTGCGGGAGCACCGCCTCCACGGAGAACCGGTCCGGTCCCAGCTTTTCCCAACTGCGCGGAAAAGCGTCCTCCGGCCTGCTCCTGTGCACCAGATCCATTCCCACCGGATGGACCACTCGGACCTCCGAACCCACGGCCGACGCCGGTACAGGGCCGGTCAACACTGCTGCTTCGGGCACAACTCCCCCCCAGGGGTCATGTAATGGCGGGTCATCACCTATGGCGCGCTGACAAGATACCGACTGAACGATCTTTCTTCTATCCTCGTTCCCGTCTCCCCGGGCCTGTGGGGGGTGCGAGGTGAGCAGGCAGGACCGGGGGATCGGCGCCCACCGGGAAATCCTGACGGCAGCGGCGGGCATGGCCTTCGGGAAACCCGGTCCGCAAGTCGCCGTCCGCAACGGAAAAGCCGAAATCGCGGGGCCCGGAAAAAGCGCTCCGCTTTTTCTTTTCCCGTCGGAGAAGGAGAGCGCGTCCGGCGTTCCGGAGTTCTGGGAAACACCGTCTCCCGTTTCCGGCCGACTTCTCGGCCGCCGGAAACCCGTGGGCAGAGGAACGCTGTTCGGCCGCCTCCACACCAGTCTCCTCACCCGTGCCGGTGTCCGTCCCTCCATGGCGCGGGCAGGCCCCGGATCGCACCGGCCCTCCGCTCGGCCGGCGGCGGACCGCCCGCGCCCTGCTCCCCCAGGCCAAACAGAACAGCGGATTCCGCCCGCGCGTCAACCCCTGTCCCAGCGCCGAACGGTCAGGTGGACAGGGCCAGTCGGGCGCCGATGCCGATCATCATCACGGCCACGAGACCGTCCAGGACCCGCCACGACGACGGGCGGGCGAGGACCCCGCTGAGCAGCCGGGCGCCGAACCCCAGGGCGGCGAACCAGCAGAGGCTGGCGGCCATCGCGCCCGCCCCGAACGTCCAGCGCAGCGATCCGCGTTCGGAGGCGATGGAGCCGAGCAGGAACACGGTGTCGAGATAGACGTGGGGGTTGAGCCAGGTCATCGCGAGGCAGGCGAGCACCGCGCCCCGCTTCGCCCCGGAGGGCGCCTCCCCGGGATGCAGGGCCGACGGGCGCAGGACCCGGCGCGCGGCGAGCACGCCGTAGCCGATCAGGAACGCGGCGCCCAGCAGGGAGACCGCGGTCAGGGCGGACGGCCAGGCCACGACGACGGCTCCGACCCCGGCGACGCCGAGGGCGATGAGCACCGCGTCGGACAGGGCGCAGATGGCCACCACGGGGAGAACGGCCTCACGGCGGACGCCCTGGCGGAGGACCAGGGCGTTCTGGGCGCCGATGGCGACGATGAGGGAGAGGCCGGTGCCGAATCCGGCGGCGGCGGTGGTCAGGGCATTGGTCATGGTCCCGACGCTAGGGAGCCCCGGCATCCCTGTACAGCTAATGATTCTTACGTATCATTAGCTGTCGTGATGCCGGAACTTCCCCTCGACCAGGTGCGGACCCTGCTCGCCGTGGTCGACGAGGGCACCTTCGACGCGGCGGCGAACGCCCTGCATGTGACGCCGTCGGCGGTCAGCCAGCGGGTGAAGGCCCTGGAGCAGCGCACGGGACGCGTTCTGCTGATGCGGACGAAGCCGGTCCGGCCCACCGAGTCCGGCGAGGTCGTGGTGCGCTTCGCCCGCGGGCTGGCCCGGCTGGAGCAGGACACGCGGGCGGCCCTCGGGATGTCCGGCCCGGGCGAGCCGACGCGGCTGACGATCGCGGTGAACTCCGACTCCCTGGCGACCTGGTTCCTGCCGGCGCTGGGCCGCGTGCCGGAGGAGCTGGGGATCGGTTACGAGCTCCGCCGGGAGGACCAGGACCATACGGCCGCACTGCTCCGCGAGGGGGTGGTGATGGCGGCGGTGACCTCCTCGCCGGAGGCGGTGTCCGGCTGTTCGGTGCGGGGTCTGGGCCGGATGCGCTATCTGCCGGTGGCCACCCCGGACTTCGCCGGGCGGTGGCTCGGGCCGGGCACCGGGGCTCCGTTGCGCGATCTGCTCGCGGACGCGCCGGTGGTGGACTTCGACCGGCGCGACGACCTCCAGGACTCCTTCCTCCGCTCCCTCGGGGGTGGGCGCGGGGAGCGGGCACGGCGCCATTTCGTGCCCACGTCGGAGGGGTTCGTCGACGCCGTGGCGGCCGGGATGGGCTGGGGCATGCTGCCCGAGGCGCAGGCGGGCCCGCTGCTCGCCGACGGCCGACTGGTGGGCCTCGCCCCGGACCGGCACATCGACGTCCCGCTGTACTGGCAGCAGTGGAAGCTCGACTCCCCGGCCCTGGCCGCCGTGGCGGAAGCCGTGCTGGCGGAGGCCGCCGGGGCGCTCGGCGGGGCCGCTTAGGATGGCGGGTCCTCCCCCGGGTCGGCGGGCCCGGCTCCGTACGGGCACCTTCCGGGGGCCGTTCCCGAGAGTTCCGGAGGCCCCTCCTTGCGCGTGCTGCTGGTGGAGGACGACGAGGACCTGCGGGCGGTGGTCGCGGCGGGGCTGCGCGAGGCGGGCTTCGCCGTCGACGGTGCGGGCGACTGGCCGGAGGCGGACGTGATGCTGCATGTCACCGCGTACGACTGTGTGGTCCTGGACCGGATGCTGCCCTCCGGCGACGCCCTCGGCGGGCTGGAGGGCAGGCGCCGGGCGGGCTGGTCCGTACCCGTGCTCTGCCTCACCGCCCTGGGCACCCTGGACGACCGGCTGCACGGGCTGGAGAGCGGGGCGGACGACTATCTGGCCAAGCCGTTCGCCCTGCGCGAGCTCGTCCTGCGGGTCCGCAGCCTGACCCGGCGCGCGGCCGAGCGGCTGCCCGCCTTCCTGAGCTGCGCGGACGTGGTGATGGACCTGGCCCGGCGGGAGGTGCGGCGGGGCGGGGTGCTGCTGTCGCTGAGCCCGAAGGAGTACGCCGTGCTCCAGCAGCTCCTGGTCCATCAGGGCAGCGTCGTCACGCGTACGGCGTTGCTGGAGCACTGCTGGGACGAGATGGCCGACCCCGTCTCCAATGTGGTGGACGCCGTCATCGCGGGCGTACGGCGCAAGCTCGGCGCCCCGGTGCTGGTGCACACCGTGCGCGGCCAGGGGTTCCTGCTGGGCGCCCGATGATCCGGACGCAGGGCTCCGGCTCCGCGCGGCGCCGCTCCCCGGCCCGGACCCGGCTGCGGCGGCTGCAACTGCGCCTGACCGCCGCGTACACGCTGATCACCGTCGTCGGGCTGAGCTGTCTGTCCTGGCTGGTGATCCGTACCGACGACCGGTCCCGGGAGAGCGCCGAGTACGACGAGATGCGCCGCCGGGCCTCCGTCGCCGCCTCGCTCGTCTATTACGAGGACGACCGCATCCGGCTGGACGGGCTCACCGACGACGAGGCGACGGCGGGCACGCCCCAGATCCTGGTGCTGGAGGACCGGCCGGGCGACGGTCCGGCCGTGGTGTTCCGGGGCAGCGTCCAGCAGTTCGACGTACCGGCGGCCACGGTCGCGCGGGCGGCGCGCGCGGCGATGCGTGAGGAGGAGCCCGTGCGGCAGGAGGTCAGCGACCGTACGGGCGGACCCGTCCGGCTGCTGGCGGTGCCCTTCTGGCACGACGCGACCGACGAGGTGGCGGGCGCGGCCGTCGCGGTCGGGGACCCGGCGTACGGGTCGGCCGAGCACCGCAGCCTGGTCCTCTCCCTCGTCGTCGGGTGTGCCGCCCTCACCGCGCTGGCCGCGCTCACCGGGCATGTGTTGTCGGGGCGGTCCATGCGGCCCGCCTGGCAGGCGCTGGAGCAGCAGGAGCGGCTGCTCGCCGACGCGGCGCACGAGCTGCGGACGCCGGTGGCGGTGATGCGCGGTTCGGTGGAGGTGGCCGAGCAGGCTCCGGGCGGGTGGGAGACCCATCTGCCGAGGCTCCGCCGGGCAGCGGACCGGATGGGGCAGGTGGTGGAGACGCTGCTCGTCCGGGGCAGGCTGGAGGCCGCCGTGGACTCCGTACGGACCGAGCCGCTGCGCCTGGACCAGCTGGTGGAGGAGGTGTGCGCCGATCTGCCGGAGGGCGGGCACCGCCTGGAGCTGCGGGCGGCGGAGTCGGTGGTCGACGCCGACCCGGCGCTGGTGCGGGTGGCCGTCCGCAACCTGCTGGACAACGCCGTGCGCCACGGCCGGACGCCCGGGGAGGCGGACCGGGCCGAGCTGCTCGTGACCGTACGGGGGCCGGAGGTGTCGGTCGCCGACCGGGGTCCGGGGGTGGAGCCGGGGCGGCTGCCGGAGCTGCTGGAGCGCTTCCGCTCCCCCGGTGGCGGTACGGGCATCGGCCTCTCGCTGGTGCACCGGGTCGCGCTCGCCCACCGGGGCACGCTGACCGTGCGCGCCCGGCCCGGCGGCGGTGCGGTGTTCGTCCTGCGGCTCGCGCCCGCCCGGTCGCGGCGGAGACGGGCCGGGACGGGCTGACGCTCACGATTCGCTCATGATCGGCCGTCCATGATGCGGGGGAGATACGCAGACGCACGCACGGGAGTCCCCTTGTCCAAGCACGCCCTCACCCCCTTCCTCCGCCGCCGGTCCACCCTCGCGGCCCTGGCCGGGGGCGTCGCCGCGACGTCCGCGGCGGGGCTCCTGCTCTCCAGCGCCTTCGCCGCCAAGCCCGCGCCCGAGGTCGTCCTCCCGAAGGCGAACGCGGCCTTCGACTACCAGATCGGCGGGGCCTACACCCCGCCCGCCGGGGTCAGGGCGGTCTCGCGCGACCGGGGCGCGAAGCCCGTACGCGGTCTGTACAACATCTGTTACGTCAACGCCTTCCAGACCCAGCCGGACGCGCTGGAACAGTGGCAGAAGAAGAACCCGGACCTGCTGCTGCGCGACGGCAGGGGCCGCCCGGTCAATGACGAGGCGTGGGGCGAGGCGCTGCTCGACACCTCCACGGCCGCCAAGCGGACCCGGCTGGCGAAGATCGTCGGCAGCTGGATCGACGGCTGCGCGAAGTCCGGGTTCCAGGCGGTGGAGCCGGACAACCTCGATTCGTACGAGCGCTCCGGCGGCCGGCTCACCCGGGCGCACAACGCCGCGTTCGCCAAGCTGCTGGCCGCGCGGGCGCACGCGGCGGGGCTGGCGATCGGCCAGAAGAACACCACGGACCTGCTGGGACAGCGCAAGGCGATCGGCTTCGACTTCGCGGTCGCGGAGGAGTGCGGCCGCTACGACGAGTGCGCCGACTACGCCACCGCGTACGGCAACCGGGTCTTCGTCATCGAGTACACCTCCCGCGATTTCCGGAAGGCGTGCTCCGCCGTGGGCAAGAAGCTCTCCGTGGTCCAGCGGGACCTGGAGGTGCGGCCCGCGGGCCGGGCGGGGTACGTGTTCCGCACCTGCTGAGACGTCCCGGAACCCGTCACTCCGATGGGGCGGCCTCCCGGCGGGCGATGACCGTGAAGAGGGAGCCGTCCCGGTCGCCGATCACCGATTCGGGCCCGTCGTCCGGGGAGACGGCGGGCAGGGAGGCCG carries:
- a CDS encoding alcohol dehydrogenase → MTTVAAYAAPRAKAPLERTTIERRPVGEFDVLIDIKFAGICHSDIHQARDGWGEGIFPMVPGHEIAGIVTETGPGVTRFAVGDRVGVGCLVDSCGTCDACLIGREQHCAEGSTQTYNALDRSGEPTYGGYSTHIVVTEGFVVSIPEGIALDEAAPLLCAGITTYSPLRRWGAGPGKKVAVVGLGGLGHMAVKIAHALGAEVTVLSQSLRKKDDGLKLGADHYYATSDPTTFEELAGTFDLVLSTVSAPLDFGAYLDLLRTEGTLVNVGAPEEPVALNLFSLIGGNKALAGSMIGGIAETQEMLDFCAVHGLGAEIEVIAADRVNEAYERVLTSDVRYRFVIDTATI
- a CDS encoding transcriptional regulator, producing the protein MDDQPEAAAPEPLDRRAELSEFLRTRRARLRPQDVGLPEFGRARRVPGLRREELAQLAGVSVAYYTRLEQGNGRNVSAEVLDAIARALRLSDAEHAHLTHLAKPARHKGRRRPARVQRVRTGLLHLLDSMEGVPAYVHGARSDILAWNPMAAAVFGDWGALPPEERNWARLVFLSPACQDLFVEWDSKASDMVSYLRLYAGCHPDDPRLSALVGELSVKSEEFRRLWATHNVKEKGHGTKLIRHPLVGDMSLSYETLHLPDDQEQCLVTYHAEPGSASAQALRLLASWGADASRAPTGA
- a CDS encoding NAD(P)-dependent oxidoreductase, giving the protein MILVTGATGAVGREVAGLLAGTGPVRILARRPERVAVRGPEVDVVAGEYGDRDSLDRALRGVDAVFLVTNSPTEPDDERVATASAAAGVRRLVKLSMMAVEEPDADDFITRLQRGNEQAVRDSGVPWTFVRPRTFMSNTLSWAPGIRSEGVVRALYGTSPVACVDPRDVAAVAVAALTGTGHEGRTYAVSGPEAITAREQTEQLAEALGRPLRFEELTPDRAREALLAKYPRPVAEAFLESAERQRAGAKAAVVPTVEKLTGRPARTFRTWAADHAGAFAGT
- a CDS encoding adhesin; translation: MPEAAVLTGPVPASAVGSEVRVVHPVGMDLVHRSRPEDAFPRSWEKLGPDRFSVEAVLPHDHPFFAPVGADRHDPLLVTEAMRQAAMLAFHAGYGVPVGHHFLMADLDYATDPDHLEVGGLPTVIDVEVTCSELKWRGGLPVQGRVDWVVHRAGQLVATGMGATRFTSPRVYQRMRRGAAAPGEVIPRTAPVPAARAGRARAVDVVLSESPREGVWELRVDTRHPTLFQRPNDHVPGMLLLEAARQAACLVVGEGGFVPAEGTTRFHRYAEFGSPCSIGAEVLPGAAPGRARIRVTGHQDGEPVFVTVLSGPLGAR
- a CDS encoding amino acid transporter encodes the protein MTNALTTAAAGFGTGLSLIVAIGAQNALVLRQGVRREAVLPVVAICALSDAVLIALGVAGVGAVVVAWPSALTAVSLLGAAFLIGYGVLAARRVLRPSALHPGEAPSGAKRGAVLACLAMTWLNPHVYLDTVFLLGSIASERGSLRWTFGAGAMAASLCWFAALGFGARLLSGVLARPSSWRVLDGLVAVMMIGIGARLALST
- a CDS encoding transcriptional regulator ArgP, which produces MMPELPLDQVRTLLAVVDEGTFDAAANALHVTPSAVSQRVKALEQRTGRVLLMRTKPVRPTESGEVVVRFARGLARLEQDTRAALGMSGPGEPTRLTIAVNSDSLATWFLPALGRVPEELGIGYELRREDQDHTAALLREGVVMAAVTSSPEAVSGCSVRGLGRMRYLPVATPDFAGRWLGPGTGAPLRDLLADAPVVDFDRRDDLQDSFLRSLGGGRGERARRHFVPTSEGFVDAVAAGMGWGMLPEAQAGPLLADGRLVGLAPDRHIDVPLYWQQWKLDSPALAAVAEAVLAEAAGALGGAA
- a CDS encoding DNA-binding response regulator, which gives rise to MRVLLVEDDEDLRAVVAAGLREAGFAVDGAGDWPEADVMLHVTAYDCVVLDRMLPSGDALGGLEGRRRAGWSVPVLCLTALGTLDDRLHGLESGADDYLAKPFALRELVLRVRSLTRRAAERLPAFLSCADVVMDLARREVRRGGVLLSLSPKEYAVLQQLLVHQGSVVTRTALLEHCWDEMADPVSNVVDAVIAGVRRKLGAPVLVHTVRGQGFLLGAR
- a CDS encoding two-component sensor histidine kinase produces the protein MIRTQGSGSARRRSPARTRLRRLQLRLTAAYTLITVVGLSCLSWLVIRTDDRSRESAEYDEMRRRASVAASLVYYEDDRIRLDGLTDDEATAGTPQILVLEDRPGDGPAVVFRGSVQQFDVPAATVARAARAAMREEEPVRQEVSDRTGGPVRLLAVPFWHDATDEVAGAAVAVGDPAYGSAEHRSLVLSLVVGCAALTALAALTGHVLSGRSMRPAWQALEQQERLLADAAHELRTPVAVMRGSVEVAEQAPGGWETHLPRLRRAADRMGQVVETLLVRGRLEAAVDSVRTEPLRLDQLVEEVCADLPEGGHRLELRAAESVVDADPALVRVAVRNLLDNAVRHGRTPGEADRAELLVTVRGPEVSVADRGPGVEPGRLPELLERFRSPGGGTGIGLSLVHRVALAHRGTLTVRARPGGGAVFVLRLAPARSRRRRAGTG